In Staphylococcus saccharolyticus, one genomic interval encodes:
- a CDS encoding ABC transporter permease, which produces MKDNLLHSIIEYYSLNWAFLLELFFKHLLMSIYGVLFACIIGIPIGILIAKYKRLSWPVITVANIIQTVPAIAMLAILMLAMGLGPTTVVVTVFLYSLLPIIKNTYTGIVEVDDNIKDAGKGMGMTRNQVLRMIELPLSLSVIIGGIRIALVVAIGIVAIGSFIGAPTLGDIIIRGTNSTDGTAFILAGAIPIALIAIIIDIGLRFLEKRLDPTRKNKKDQSQEHQIQKLS; this is translated from the coding sequence ATGAAGGACAATTTATTGCATTCAATCATCGAGTATTACTCACTCAACTGGGCCTTTCTTTTAGAATTATTTTTTAAACACTTATTAATGTCAATATATGGCGTGCTATTCGCATGTATCATTGGTATTCCAATTGGAATTTTGATAGCAAAGTATAAGCGTTTATCATGGCCAGTAATTACAGTTGCTAATATTATTCAAACTGTTCCAGCGATTGCGATGCTAGCTATTCTAATGTTAGCGATGGGGCTGGGACCTACAACTGTCGTAGTCACCGTGTTTCTTTATTCTTTATTACCAATTATCAAGAATACATATACAGGTATTGTTGAAGTAGATGATAATATCAAAGATGCCGGTAAAGGTATGGGTATGACAAGAAACCAAGTGTTACGTATGATAGAGTTACCATTGTCATTGTCAGTTATAATTGGCGGTATAAGAATCGCGCTTGTAGTAGCAATAGGTATTGTTGCGATTGGCTCATTTATAGGAGCTCCAACACTAGGAGACATTATTATTAGAGGTACTAATTCTACAGATGGTACAGCGTTTATACTTGCAGGCGCAATTCCAATTGCGTTAATCGCTATCATCATTGATATAGGTTTACGTTTCTTAGAAAAACGTTTAGATCCTACACGTAAAAATAAGAAAGATCAATCACAGGAACATCAAATTCAAAAATTAAGTTAA
- the lrgB gene encoding antiholin-like protein LrgB — MIEHLGINTPYFGILVSLIPFVIATYFYKKTNGFFLLAPLFVSMVVGIAFLKLTGISYQNYKIGGDIINFFLEPTTISFAIPLYRKREVLKKYWLQIIGGIAIGTIVALILTYLVAKTFQFGNQITASMLPQAATTAIALLVSQGIGGVKELTSLAVILNAVVVSALGTKIVKLFKISNPIARGLALGTSGHTLGVAAAKELGETEESMGSIAVVIVGVIVVAVVLILAPILL; from the coding sequence ATGATTGAACACTTAGGAATAAACACACCATATTTCGGGATTTTAGTATCTTTAATTCCTTTCGTCATTGCGACATACTTTTATAAAAAGACAAATGGCTTTTTCTTGTTAGCACCGTTATTTGTCAGCATGGTAGTGGGAATTGCATTTTTAAAATTAACAGGAATTAGTTATCAAAACTATAAAATTGGTGGCGACATCATTAATTTCTTTTTAGAGCCAACCACAATTAGTTTCGCGATTCCTTTGTATAGAAAACGAGAAGTATTAAAAAAGTACTGGCTCCAAATTATTGGTGGCATCGCAATTGGTACAATTGTTGCGTTAATTTTAACTTATTTAGTTGCTAAAACATTCCAATTTGGTAATCAAATTACTGCATCAATGTTACCTCAAGCAGCCACTACAGCTATTGCATTACTTGTCTCTCAAGGTATCGGTGGTGTTAAAGAATTAACATCATTAGCTGTTATTCTTAATGCAGTTGTCGTATCAGCATTAGGTACAAAAATTGTTAAGCTCTTTAAAATTTCTAATCCCATAGCAAGAGGTTTAGCACTAGGTACAAGTGGACATACACTTGGTGTAGCTGCTGCTAAAGAACTAGGAGAAACAGAAGAGTCAATGGGAAGTATCGCTGTTGTTATTGTAGGAGTTATCGTCGTAGCTGTTGTTCTTATTCTAGCACCCATATTGTTATAA
- the lrgA gene encoding antiholin-like murein hydrolase modulator LrgA — translation MVQSHTVTKQTADNKKSKKYNVFQQALTLAIILLISKIIESFIPIPIVIGLVLLFIALCTGIVVKLGQVETVGTALTNNIGFLFVPAGISVINSLPILSQSPILIILLIITSTILLLVCTDFASQLLVTKSLFPSKEKMKKQVI, via the coding sequence TTGGTACAATCACATACAGTCACAAAGCAAACGGCTGACAACAAGAAGTCAAAGAAATACAATGTATTTCAACAAGCGTTAACTTTAGCAATTATTTTACTTATTTCTAAAATTATAGAATCATTTATACCTATACCAATAGTTATCGGTTTAGTCTTACTTTTCATAGCATTATGTACTGGTATAGTAGTGAAATTGGGACAAGTTGAAACGGTAGGAACAGCATTAACAAATAACATTGGATTCTTATTCGTTCCAGCAGGTATATCTGTCATTAACTCCTTACCTATATTAAGTCAAAGCCCTATTTTAATCATCTTACTTATTATTACTTCTACAATTTTATTATTAGTATGCACAGACTTTGCTTCACAATTATTGGTGACGAAATCACTTTTCCCTTCTAAAGAAAAAATGAAGAAACAAGTCATATAG
- a CDS encoding MFS transporter codes for MDTSKNFRGDNRLLLGIILGVITFWLFAQSLVNLVVPLQSSYNSDIGTINIAVSLSALFSGLFIVGAGDIADKFGRVKLTYVGLILNIIGSVLIIITPLPSLLIIGRAVQGLSAACIMPATLAIINKYYIGTARQRALSYWSIGSWGGSGVCTLFGGLMATNLGWRSIFIVSIILTILSMFLIKHTPETKAEPIGDKPLETKKFDVISLIILVVCMLSINVIITQASNLGLFSPIILGLIVLFVVSLIGFVIYENKIKHPLVDFDIFKNKGYTGATVSNFMLNGVAGGTLIVVNTYYQQQLDFNSQQTGYISLTYLVAVLIMIRVGEMILQALGPKRPLLLGSGLTLLGLILLSLTFLPNTWYIVASVVGYLLFGAGLGIYATPSTDTAVAQAPDDKVGVASGVYKMASSLGNAFGVAISSTVYSVLASQLNLTLGGFTGVIFNALVAFLALVSILFLVPKKQSNV; via the coding sequence ATGGATACTTCAAAAAATTTTAGGGGAGATAATCGTCTATTATTGGGGATTATTTTAGGGGTTATTACATTTTGGTTATTCGCACAGTCACTTGTTAATTTGGTTGTTCCTTTACAATCATCATATAACAGTGATATAGGTACCATAAATATTGCCGTCAGTCTGTCAGCGTTATTTTCAGGGTTATTTATAGTAGGCGCAGGGGATATTGCAGATAAATTCGGACGAGTAAAACTTACATATGTTGGCTTGATTCTCAATATTATTGGTTCAGTTTTAATCATTATCACACCTTTACCAAGTTTGTTGATTATTGGTCGTGCTGTTCAAGGTCTATCTGCAGCATGCATTATGCCAGCTACGTTGGCAATCATCAATAAATATTATATTGGGACTGCAAGACAACGAGCGTTAAGTTATTGGTCAATAGGTTCATGGGGGGGGAGTGGTGTTTGTACACTGTTTGGAGGATTAATGGCAACAAATTTAGGTTGGCGTTCAATCTTCATAGTATCAATTATATTGACGATTCTATCAATGTTTTTAATCAAACATACGCCAGAAACAAAAGCTGAACCTATAGGAGATAAACCGTTAGAAACGAAGAAGTTTGATGTGATTAGCTTAATTATTTTAGTCGTTTGCATGTTAAGTATTAATGTTATCATTACACAAGCGTCTAACTTAGGTTTGTTTTCTCCAATCATTTTAGGACTTATCGTGTTATTTGTTGTTTCTTTGATTGGCTTTGTTATCTATGAAAATAAAATCAAGCATCCTCTTGTTGATTTTGATATTTTTAAAAACAAAGGATATACAGGAGCAACAGTTTCTAATTTCATGCTTAATGGTGTTGCAGGGGGGACATTAATCGTTGTAAATACATACTATCAACAGCAATTAGATTTTAACTCTCAACAAACAGGATATATTTCACTTACGTACTTAGTTGCAGTATTAATAATGATACGTGTGGGTGAAATGATTCTGCAAGCACTAGGACCTAAACGTCCATTATTACTGGGAAGTGGATTAACACTATTAGGCTTAATCTTACTGTCTTTAACGTTCTTACCTAATACATGGTATATTGTTGCTAGTGTTGTAGGATATTTGTTATTTGGTGCAGGATTAGGTATTTATGCAACGCCATCCACAGATACTGCAGTTGCACAAGCACCAGATGATAAGGTTGGTGTTGCTTCAGGTGTGTACAAAATGGCCTCATCCTTAGGGAATGCCTTTGGTGTTGCCATTTCAAGTACAGTATATAGTGTGTTAGCGTCTCAACTTAATTTAACGCTAGGTGGGTTCACGGGTGTGATATTTAATGCACTTGTTGCATTTTTAGCGTTAGTTTCAATATTATTCTTAGTTCCGAAAAAGCAATCGAATGTTTAA
- the yidC gene encoding membrane protein insertase YidC, producing MRKRLIFIIMSLIVLLAGCDYSKKENQTGIFYSFFVKPMDGFLHFLGRLFHDNYGFAIIAIVLIVRFILLPLMLIQVKNMHMMREKTKIVQPELDAVREKIKHADSQEERNAANQLLMKKYKSYDINPLKNMIGCLPVIIQMPILMGLYMSLKYPTSDGITKYHHFLWFDLTKPDIIMTFIAAMMYFIQPLVNSIHYPKEQRKTYYFMMVFSPLFITYASLHSAAAIGLYWSISAAFLIVQMHFAHSYYQKLARHEALQLQQNLTSKEAEDIRNH from the coding sequence ATGCGTAAACGATTGATTTTTATAATAATGAGCTTAATTGTATTATTGGCAGGATGCGACTATTCTAAAAAGGAAAATCAAACTGGTATTTTTTATAGCTTTTTCGTTAAACCTATGGATGGGTTTCTTCACTTTTTAGGAAGACTTTTTCATGATAATTACGGATTTGCGATTATAGCCATCGTGCTTATCGTACGTTTTATCTTACTTCCTTTAATGTTAATTCAAGTTAAAAACATGCATATGATGCGAGAAAAAACGAAAATTGTACAACCAGAACTAGATGCTGTACGAGAAAAAATTAAACACGCTGATTCACAAGAAGAACGAAATGCAGCTAATCAGCTTTTAATGAAAAAATATAAATCATATGACATCAATCCACTAAAAAACATGATTGGATGTCTGCCCGTCATTATTCAAATGCCTATTTTGATGGGCTTATATATGAGCTTGAAATATCCTACAAGTGATGGAATCACTAAGTATCATCATTTTTTATGGTTTGACTTAACTAAGCCAGATATTATTATGACTTTTATTGCGGCAATGATGTATTTTATACAACCACTTGTCAACTCAATACATTACCCTAAAGAACAGCGCAAGACATATTATTTTATGATGGTGTTTTCACCACTATTTATCACTTACGCCTCCCTACATTCAGCGGCAGCTATAGGCTTATACTGGAGTATAAGTGCTGCTTTCTTAATCGTGCAAATGCATTTTGCACATTCATATTACCAAAAGCTTGCTCGACATGAAGCGCTTCAATTACAACAAAATTTAACAAGTAAAGAAGCCGAAGACATTAGAAACCACTGA